The following proteins come from a genomic window of Montipora capricornis isolate CH-2021 chromosome 9, ASM3666992v2, whole genome shotgun sequence:
- the LOC138017251 gene encoding uncharacterized protein, whose product MKYPWKIDTSSLPRNNYPQVRKKLVTIKCRLMKHTENAASYDKQIKEMKEMQFARKLTPKEIKEWKGPVHYIAHHAVSRPEKSTPVRIVFNSSASYAGHALNDYWYKGPDFLNNLFGVVMRFRENPVAICGDIAKMYHMIEIPEDDQHVHRFLWRNFEVNRQPDIYVKTVLTLEIAQRQQWLL is encoded by the coding sequence ATGAAATACCCTTGGAAAATTGACACCTCCAGTCTGCCGCGGAATAACTATCCACAAGTACGCAAAAAATTGGTTACAATCAAATGTCGCCTCATGAAACATACAGAGAATGCTGCCAGTTATGACAAGCAGatcaaagaaatgaaagaaatgcagTTTGCAAGAAAGTTGACACCGAAAGAGATAAAGGAATGGAAAGGTCCAGTCCATTACATCGCCCATCATGCTGTCTCACGCCCAGAAAAAAGTACGCCAGTCAGAATTGTATTTAACAGCTCAGCATCGTACGCCGGCCACGCCCTCAACGACTACTGGTATAAGGGACCCGACTTTCTCAATAACCTGTTTGGTGTAGTGATGCGATTCCGCGAGAACCCTGTTGCGATTTGCGGTGACATTGCCAAGATGTACCACATGATTGAAATTCCCGAAGACGATCAGCATGTTCACAGGTTCCTATGGAGGAATTTTGAAGTTAACCGTCAGCCAGACATTTACGTTAAAACTGTCCTTACATTGGAGATCGCTCAGCGCCAACAATGGCTATTATAG